Within Butyrivibrio fibrisolvens, the genomic segment AATATCTATATGGCCTTTAGTGACATCATAGAACCTTGGAATAAGGTTACAGATAGTAGTCTTACCGCCGCCTGAAGAACCTACAATAGCAAGATTCTCGCCAGGGCTTACATTAAGATTGAAATCATGAAGGACCTTGTTGTGATCATCCGGATATTCAAAATTAACATTGTTAAAACTTATGCCGCCATCTGCGACATGGATATCTACTGCATCTTTAGAATCCTTAATATCAATAGGTGTATCCATTATCTCTATAAAACGCTCGATACCTGTCATTCCGCGCTGGAACTGCTCTGCAAACTCCACTATCCTTCTGATGGTGGCAATAAGCGTTGATACATATAGAATATATGCAACCAGATCGCCTGCGCTTATCAGATCATGGATCAGGAAAAGACCTCCTCCTAGTATCACTACAGTATACATAAGGCCATCAAACAGCCTTGTGGATGTACCAAAGGTTGCCATAGCGTAGTAGAATCTCTTCTTGATAGTCTGGAACTTTATATTACCTTCTTCGAATTTCCTCTTTTCCTCGTCCTCGCCGGTAAAAGCCTTGACTATGCGCTCTCCAAGAAGGCTTTCTTCAATCGCCGCATTAAGTTCACCGACCTGTACTCTTTGCGCCTTCTGTGTCTGACGAAGCCAGTGATTTATTTTCACAGATACAACGAACATAACCGGTAGGCAGGCGAAGATCATAAGTGTCAGAGGAAGTGATGATCCTGACAGAATTATAAATGACACAACCATCTTGATGCCCGCTATAAAGAACTCTTCTGGACAGTGATGAGCGAACTCAGTAACATCAAAAAGGTCATTGGTTATACGGCCCATGATCTGGCCTATCTTGTGATTGGAATAATAAGTGGCAGAAAGCCTCTGAAGATGCTCGAAAGCATCACGTCTCATATCAGTCTCTATATATACGCCCATGATATGGCCCTGAGACTGCATGAAGAAGTTAGCTCCGGCATCAACGAGTCTTAATAGAACATACAAAACGACAAGTTTTAGTAAAATAGCTACCGTAAGCGGCTGTGTATTACCAAGGGCAGAATTGGTAAGCCTTCTCATGATCATAGGAAGGACAATATCGCACAGCGTTGTAAGTGATGCAAAGAAAAGGTCCAGGTATAAAAGCCCGCGGTATTTCTTGATGTAGGGAAGAAATCTACCTATCAGCTCCCTTGAGGAATAAGTCTGCTTTCCTGTATTTGTTTCGATGCTTGCATTACTCTTCTTAGCCATATATCCTCCCACAAATAGAACAGGTCATCATTGTAATGGCCTGTAATGAACTGCTTTTGCAAGATTAAATTATATTCTATTTGTGGGGATTAGGATATAGTAAAGTTAAAATTTTTGACGTTAATTTAAATTAATCTTCAAATATATCTGTAGAATAATTATTTCTTTGAATTTCTGGCGTTGATTTCTTCCATCTTTATGTGAAGAAAATTGATAAGTTCTTCGCTACAATTTCTC encodes:
- a CDS encoding ABC transporter ATP-binding protein, which translates into the protein MAKKSNASIETNTGKQTYSSRELIGRFLPYIKKYRGLLYLDLFFASLTTLCDIVLPMIMRRLTNSALGNTQPLTVAILLKLVVLYVLLRLVDAGANFFMQSQGHIMGVYIETDMRRDAFEHLQRLSATYYSNHKIGQIMGRITNDLFDVTEFAHHCPEEFFIAGIKMVVSFIILSGSSLPLTLMIFACLPVMFVVSVKINHWLRQTQKAQRVQVGELNAAIEESLLGERIVKAFTGEDEEKRKFEEGNIKFQTIKKRFYYAMATFGTSTRLFDGLMYTVVILGGGLFLIHDLISAGDLVAYILYVSTLIATIRRIVEFAEQFQRGMTGIERFIEIMDTPIDIKDSKDAVDIHVADGGISFNNVNFEYPDDHNKVLHDFNLNVSPGENLAIVGSSGGGKTTICNLIPRFYDVTKGHIDIDGQDISKVTLKSLRQSIGIVQQDVYLFSGTIRDNIAYGRPGASDREIEEAAVMAGANEFIDRLPNGMDTYIGERGVKLSGGQKQRISIARVFLKNPKILILDEATSALDNESELYVTHSLEKLAKGRTTITIAHRLTTVQNADRIIVLGKEGIMEEGTHESLLAKEGTYYKLWNRMAQLD